One Cupriavidus taiwanensis LMG 19424 DNA segment encodes these proteins:
- a CDS encoding 2Fe-2S iron-sulfur cluster-binding protein: protein MSEDNVPAHCSTAAPPGAATRAVTLHVNGKPCTLQLEPRCTLLDALREILQLTGAKKGCDRGQCGACTVLVDGRRINACLTLAVMQEGRQITTIEGLASGDTLHPMQQAFVTHDALQCGFCTPGQICSAVGMLAEARAGHASAVRPLGPVTLPLGDDEIRERMSGNLCRCGAYPNIVAAVRSACGTGGGT from the coding sequence ATGTCCGAAGACAACGTTCCGGCCCATTGCAGCACCGCCGCGCCGCCAGGCGCTGCCACGCGCGCGGTGACGCTTCACGTCAATGGCAAACCGTGCACGCTGCAACTCGAGCCGCGCTGCACGCTGCTTGACGCGCTGCGTGAAATCCTCCAGTTGACCGGCGCCAAGAAGGGTTGCGACCGCGGCCAGTGCGGCGCCTGCACGGTGCTGGTCGACGGCCGCCGCATCAACGCCTGCCTCACGCTCGCGGTGATGCAGGAAGGCCGCCAGATCACCACCATCGAGGGCCTGGCCAGCGGCGACACGCTGCACCCGATGCAGCAGGCCTTCGTCACCCACGACGCGCTGCAATGCGGCTTCTGCACCCCGGGCCAGATCTGCTCGGCGGTGGGCATGCTGGCCGAGGCCCGGGCGGGCCATGCCAGCGCGGTGCGGCCGCTGGGCCCGGTGACGCTGCCACTTGGCGACGACGAGATCCGCGAGCGCATGAGCGGCAACCTGTGCCGCTGCGGTGCTTACCCCAATATCGTTGCCGCGGTCCGCTCAGCCTGCGGCACGGGCGGCGGCACCTGA
- a CDS encoding amino acid aminotransferase, whose amino-acid sequence MFAHIEAFPGDPILSLNEDFQRDPRTDKVNLSIGIYFDDDGRLPVMQAVAQAEAALLADMGPRPYLPMSGLAAYRNAVQALVFGEDSPARAAGRIATLQTLGGSGALRVGADFLKRYYPQAQVWISDPSWENHRVVFERAGFTVNTYPYYDDATGGLKFDAMMDALRAIPAGSIVLLHACCHNPTGVDLNQNQWRELIALLKANRLLPFVDMAYQGFGAGLEDDAFAIRELVAQDVPCLVANSFSKNFSLYGERCGGLSVFCNTAAEASNVLGQLTGAVRANYSNPPTHGARVVSKVLTTPELRQLWEQELAEMCGRIARMREAIHHHLREHVSGEALSRYLTQRGMFTYTGLTADQAERLREQHGVYLLRSGRMCVAGLNERNVGIVANAIGSVLKG is encoded by the coding sequence ATGTTCGCACACATCGAGGCCTTTCCCGGCGATCCGATCCTCTCGCTCAACGAGGACTTCCAGCGTGACCCGCGCACCGACAAGGTCAACCTGAGCATCGGCATCTACTTTGACGACGACGGCCGCCTGCCGGTGATGCAGGCCGTGGCGCAGGCCGAGGCCGCGCTGCTGGCCGACATGGGTCCGCGCCCCTACCTGCCGATGTCGGGCCTGGCGGCCTACCGCAACGCGGTGCAGGCGCTGGTGTTCGGCGAGGACTCGCCGGCGCGCGCCGCTGGCCGCATCGCCACGCTGCAGACACTGGGCGGCTCGGGCGCGCTGCGCGTGGGCGCCGACTTCCTCAAGCGCTACTATCCGCAGGCGCAGGTGTGGATCAGCGACCCCAGCTGGGAAAACCACCGCGTGGTGTTCGAGCGCGCCGGCTTTACCGTCAATACCTATCCGTACTACGACGACGCCACCGGCGGCCTGAAGTTCGACGCCATGATGGACGCGCTGCGCGCGATCCCGGCCGGCAGCATCGTGCTGCTGCACGCCTGCTGCCACAACCCGACCGGCGTGGACCTGAACCAGAACCAATGGCGCGAGCTGATCGCGCTGCTCAAGGCCAACCGCCTGCTGCCGTTCGTCGACATGGCCTACCAGGGCTTTGGCGCCGGCCTGGAAGACGACGCTTTCGCCATCCGCGAACTGGTGGCGCAGGACGTGCCCTGCCTGGTGGCCAATTCGTTCTCGAAGAACTTCTCGCTGTACGGCGAGCGCTGCGGCGGCCTGAGCGTGTTCTGCAACACCGCGGCCGAGGCATCGAACGTGCTGGGCCAGCTGACCGGCGCGGTGCGCGCCAACTACAGCAACCCGCCCACGCACGGCGCGCGCGTGGTCTCGAAAGTGCTGACCACGCCCGAGCTGCGCCAGCTGTGGGAACAGGAACTGGCCGAGATGTGCGGCCGCATCGCGCGCATGCGCGAGGCCATCCACCACCACCTGCGCGAGCATGTCAGCGGCGAAGCGCTGTCGCGCTACCTGACCCAGCGCGGCATGTTCACCTACACCGGCCTGACCGCCGATCAGGCCGAGCGCCTGCGCGAGCAGCACGGCGTGTACCTGCTGCGCTCGGGCCGCATGTGCGTGGCCGGGCTGAACGAGCGCAATGTCGGCATCGTGGCCAACGCCATCGGCAGCGTGCTGAAGGGCTGA
- a CDS encoding Bug family tripartite tricarboxylate transporter substrate binding protein, translated as MKSSIKHRVARSARSIAIAIAIAVAGVATLHTIPTALAADAWPAKPIKVIVPYTPGGSTDTVSRVVFEQVSQRLGQPIIIENKPGANSTLGVGVAARSAPDGYTFVSVLAAYSANMSLYSKLSYKPADLVPVAEMAELPLFLFASKKLPVKTVAELVDYGKKHPDTLTFGSSGVGSSAHLTGERLAMESRLRLTHVPYNGSAPILPALVSGEVSVAFDPLLVPMPHVKSGKINVLAVASAKRWPGEPNIPTMEEAGFPGFVMSSWTGLLAPAGTPQPIVARMAREIAAATRSPDVAKKLTELGFVPVGGTPEAFRKLIERDTRRYAEIVKAGKITLD; from the coding sequence TTGAAGTCCAGCATCAAGCATCGCGTCGCGCGCAGCGCGCGCTCCATCGCCATCGCCATCGCCATCGCCGTTGCCGGCGTGGCCACCCTCCACACCATCCCCACTGCGCTCGCCGCCGATGCATGGCCGGCCAAGCCGATCAAGGTGATCGTGCCCTACACGCCGGGCGGCTCCACCGACACGGTCTCGCGCGTGGTGTTCGAGCAGGTCTCGCAACGGCTGGGCCAGCCCATCATCATCGAGAACAAGCCCGGTGCCAACAGCACCCTTGGCGTCGGCGTCGCCGCGCGCTCGGCGCCGGACGGCTACACCTTTGTCTCGGTGCTGGCCGCCTACAGCGCCAACATGTCGCTGTATTCAAAGCTCAGCTACAAGCCCGCGGACCTGGTGCCGGTGGCGGAAATGGCCGAGCTGCCGCTGTTCCTGTTCGCCAGCAAGAAGCTTCCGGTCAAGACTGTGGCCGAGCTGGTCGACTACGGCAAGAAGCATCCCGACACGCTGACCTTCGGCTCCAGCGGCGTCGGCAGTTCCGCGCACCTGACCGGCGAGCGCCTGGCGATGGAATCCAGGCTCAGGCTCACCCACGTGCCCTATAACGGCAGCGCGCCGATCCTGCCGGCACTGGTGTCCGGCGAGGTCTCGGTGGCGTTCGACCCGCTGCTGGTACCGATGCCGCACGTCAAGTCCGGCAAGATCAACGTGCTGGCCGTCGCCTCGGCCAAGCGCTGGCCGGGCGAGCCCAATATCCCGACCATGGAAGAAGCGGGCTTTCCCGGCTTCGTCATGAGCTCGTGGACCGGCCTGCTGGCGCCGGCCGGCACGCCGCAACCGATCGTCGCGCGCATGGCCCGGGAAATCGCCGCGGCCACGCGCAGCCCGGACGTCGCGAAGAAGCTGACCGAGCTGGGCTTCGTGCCGGTGGGCGGTACGCCCGAGGCGTTCCGCAAGCTGATCGAGCGCGATACCAGGCGGTATGCCGAGATCGTCAAGGCGGGCAAGATCACGCTCGACTAA
- a CDS encoding Lrp/AsnC family transcriptional regulator gives MQSIELDRTDRRLLGVLQENGRASNLELAEAIALSPAQTLRRHRRLEEAGLVKRYEARLDAAALGFGVVAFIHVTMERGHIRDLSNFKRLVAELAQIQECFSVTGDIDYVLKVVARDLKSLSDFLLDTLMRIPGVSGVKSSVCLDEIKCTSAVPMEP, from the coding sequence GTGCAATCAATCGAGCTGGACCGCACCGATCGCCGCTTGCTCGGGGTGCTGCAGGAGAACGGGCGGGCATCCAACCTGGAACTGGCCGAGGCCATCGCGCTGTCGCCGGCGCAGACATTGCGGCGCCATCGCCGGCTGGAAGAGGCCGGGCTGGTCAAGCGCTACGAGGCGCGCCTGGACGCCGCGGCGCTGGGCTTCGGCGTGGTGGCCTTCATCCATGTGACGATGGAGCGGGGGCATATCCGCGACTTGTCCAATTTCAAGCGGCTGGTGGCGGAATTGGCGCAGATCCAGGAGTGCTTCTCGGTGACGGGCGATATCGACTACGTGCTGAAGGTGGTTGCCCGCGACCTGAAATCGCTGTCGGATTTCCTGCTGGATACGCTGATGCGGATCCCCGGCGTCAGCGGCGTGAAGTCGAGCGTGTGCCTGGACGAGATCAAGTGCACCAGCGCGGTGCCGATGGAACCCTGA
- a CDS encoding MipA/OmpV family protein, producing the protein MEVAVTQQIPPRTASCIALLLACVALLGAGKARAQTPAPLAEWQFSAGIPLQKLFQDDIPDWQVRLGAAAMLRPRYDGSSEYIVVGGPSIDIRYRDLAFASIGEGLGLNLLRGKNWRAGIALTYNLGRRGQEDSPHLDGMGNINPAPEGKLFAEYAVSKEFPLVLRVDARRSLGGSDGWIGDIGAYMPLPGSSERFFWFAGPTVTLADSRYMNAWYGVSAAQARADRPQYHARGGIKSYGFGVTSVWYFAKHWFASSDVAVSQLAGDAADSPITRKRTNAVFDLSVNYEF; encoded by the coding sequence ATGGAGGTTGCCGTGACCCAGCAAATTCCACCGCGTACTGCCTCGTGCATCGCCCTGCTGCTGGCTTGTGTTGCGCTGCTGGGCGCCGGCAAGGCCCGCGCCCAGACGCCGGCACCGCTGGCCGAATGGCAGTTCTCCGCCGGCATTCCGCTGCAGAAGCTGTTCCAGGACGACATCCCCGACTGGCAGGTCCGGCTTGGCGCCGCCGCGATGCTGCGGCCGCGCTACGACGGCTCGTCCGAATACATCGTGGTGGGCGGCCCCAGTATCGACATCCGCTACCGCGACCTGGCCTTTGCGTCGATCGGCGAAGGGCTGGGCTTGAACCTGCTGCGCGGCAAGAACTGGCGCGCCGGCATCGCGCTCACCTACAACCTGGGCCGGCGCGGGCAGGAAGACTCGCCGCACCTGGACGGCATGGGCAATATCAACCCGGCGCCGGAAGGCAAGCTGTTCGCCGAATACGCGGTCTCGAAGGAATTCCCGCTGGTGCTGCGCGTCGACGCGCGCCGCAGCCTGGGCGGCAGCGACGGCTGGATCGGCGACATCGGCGCCTATATGCCGCTGCCCGGCAGCTCGGAACGATTCTTCTGGTTCGCCGGCCCCACCGTCACGCTGGCCGACTCGCGCTACATGAACGCCTGGTACGGCGTCAGCGCCGCGCAGGCGCGCGCCGACCGGCCGCAGTACCACGCGCGCGGCGGGATCAAGTCTTACGGCTTCGGCGTGACGTCGGTGTGGTACTTCGCCAAGCACTGGTTTGCCAGCTCGGACGTGGCCGTCTCGCAATTGGCAGGCGATGCGGCCGACAGCCCCATCACGCGCAAGCGGACCAACGCGGTGTTCGACCTGTCGGTCAACTATGAATTTTGA
- a CDS encoding amino acid permease encodes MHSSNNDGTLKRGLKNRHIQLIALGGAIGTGLFLGIAQTIKMAGPSVLLGYAIAGIVAFFIMRQLGEMVVDEPVAGSFSYFADKYCGHFAGFLSGWNYWVLYILVSMAELSAVGIYVQYWWPEIPTWVSALAFFVIINAINLASVKSFGEMEFWFSIIKVAAIIGMIGFGGYLLLSGNAGPQASVANLWQHGGFFPNGMGGLVMAMAVIMFSFGGLELVGITAAEADSPEKTIPKATNQVIYRILIFYVGALAVLLSLYPWENVVTGGSPFVLIFHALNSNWVANVLNVVVLTAALSVYNSGVYCNSRMLYGLARQGNAPKALLKVNQRGIPLTALAFSAVATAACVVINYFMPGKAFELLMGLVVSALIINWAMISLIHLKFRADKRKAGQATAFQSWGYPLTNYLCLVFLAGILVVMYLTEGLRISVYLIPVWLAVLGVSYLVRQKKAGAALQAGVAAQQLR; translated from the coding sequence ATGCATTCCAGCAACAATGACGGCACGCTCAAGCGCGGGCTGAAGAACCGGCACATCCAGCTGATCGCCCTGGGCGGCGCCATCGGCACCGGACTTTTCCTGGGCATCGCCCAGACCATCAAGATGGCGGGGCCTTCGGTCCTGCTGGGCTATGCGATCGCCGGCATCGTGGCGTTCTTCATCATGCGCCAGCTCGGCGAGATGGTGGTGGACGAGCCCGTCGCCGGCTCGTTCAGCTACTTTGCCGACAAGTACTGCGGCCACTTCGCCGGCTTCCTTTCGGGGTGGAACTACTGGGTGCTGTACATCCTGGTGAGCATGGCGGAGCTTTCCGCCGTCGGCATCTACGTGCAGTACTGGTGGCCCGAGATTCCCACCTGGGTCTCGGCGCTGGCGTTCTTCGTCATCATCAATGCGATCAACCTGGCCAGCGTCAAGTCCTTCGGCGAGATGGAATTCTGGTTCTCGATCATCAAGGTCGCGGCGATCATCGGCATGATCGGCTTTGGCGGCTACCTGCTGCTGTCCGGCAATGCCGGCCCGCAGGCCAGCGTGGCCAACCTGTGGCAGCACGGCGGCTTCTTCCCCAACGGCATGGGCGGCCTGGTGATGGCGATGGCGGTGATCATGTTCTCGTTCGGCGGCCTGGAGCTGGTGGGCATCACCGCGGCCGAGGCGGACTCGCCCGAGAAGACCATCCCCAAGGCCACCAACCAGGTGATCTACCGCATCCTGATCTTCTACGTGGGCGCGCTGGCTGTGCTGCTGTCGCTGTACCCGTGGGAGAACGTGGTCACCGGCGGCAGCCCGTTCGTGCTCATCTTCCACGCGCTGAACAGCAACTGGGTGGCCAATGTGCTGAACGTGGTGGTGCTGACCGCGGCGCTGTCGGTCTACAACAGCGGCGTGTATTGCAACAGCCGCATGCTGTACGGCCTGGCCAGGCAGGGCAATGCGCCCAAGGCGCTGCTGAAGGTCAACCAGCGCGGCATCCCGCTGACGGCGCTGGCCTTCTCGGCGGTGGCCACCGCGGCTTGCGTGGTGATCAACTACTTTATGCCGGGCAAGGCCTTCGAGCTGCTGATGGGGCTGGTGGTATCGGCGCTGATCATCAACTGGGCCATGATCAGCCTGATCCACCTGAAGTTCCGCGCCGACAAGCGCAAGGCCGGCCAGGCCACGGCGTTCCAGAGCTGGGGCTATCCGCTCACCAACTACCTGTGCCTGGTGTTCCTGGCCGGCATCCTGGTGGTGATGTACCTGACCGAAGGCCTGCGCATCTCGGTGTACCTGATCCCGGTGTGGCTGGCGGTGCTCGGCGTGAGCTACCTGGTGCGCCAGAAGAAGGCCGGCGCCGCGCTGCAAGCCGGCGTGGCCGCGCAGCAGCTGCGCTGA
- the hppD gene encoding 4-hydroxyphenylpyruvate dioxygenase, with translation MADLFDNPMQLMGFEFVEFASPTPNVLEPLFEQMGFTLVAKHRSKDVLLYRQGEVNFIVNREPHSHAAYFAAEHGPSACGMAFRVKDSHKAYARALALGAQPVEIPTGPMELRLPAIKGIGGAPLYLIDRFEEGKSIYDIDFEFIEGVDRHPVGHGLKLIDHLTHNVYRGRMAYWANFYEKLFNFREIRYFDIQGEYTGLASKAMTAPDGKIRIPLNEESSKGAGQIEEFLMAFNGEGIQHIAFLTDNLIEVIDRLQLAGVPLMTAPNDYYYEALDTRLPGHGQPVEQLKSRGILLDGTTEGGKPRLLLQIFSKTALGPVFFEFIQRQGDEGFGEGNFKALFESLERDQIERGTLKVEA, from the coding sequence ATGGCCGACCTGTTTGACAATCCGATGCAGCTGATGGGCTTCGAATTCGTGGAATTCGCCTCGCCCACGCCCAATGTGCTCGAGCCCCTGTTCGAGCAGATGGGCTTCACCCTGGTGGCGAAGCACCGCTCCAAGGATGTGCTGCTGTACCGCCAGGGCGAAGTCAACTTCATCGTCAACCGCGAGCCGCACAGCCACGCCGCCTACTTTGCCGCGGAGCACGGCCCGAGCGCCTGCGGCATGGCTTTCCGCGTCAAGGATTCCCACAAGGCCTATGCCCGCGCGCTGGCGCTGGGCGCGCAGCCGGTCGAGATTCCGACGGGCCCGATGGAGCTGCGCCTGCCGGCGATCAAGGGCATCGGCGGCGCCCCGCTGTACCTGATCGATCGCTTCGAGGAAGGCAAGTCGATCTATGACATCGACTTCGAGTTCATCGAGGGCGTCGACCGCCACCCGGTCGGCCACGGCCTCAAGCTGATCGACCACCTGACCCACAACGTCTACCGTGGCCGCATGGCTTACTGGGCCAATTTCTACGAAAAGCTCTTCAACTTCCGCGAAATCCGCTACTTCGACATCCAGGGCGAGTACACCGGCCTGGCCTCCAAGGCCATGACCGCGCCGGATGGTAAAATCCGCATTCCGCTGAACGAGGAATCGTCCAAGGGCGCCGGCCAGATCGAAGAATTCCTGATGGCCTTTAACGGCGAGGGCATCCAGCACATCGCCTTCCTGACCGACAACCTGATCGAAGTCATCGACCGCCTGCAACTGGCCGGCGTGCCGCTGATGACCGCGCCGAACGACTATTACTACGAGGCGCTCGACACCCGCCTGCCCGGCCACGGCCAGCCCGTCGAGCAACTGAAGTCGCGCGGCATCCTGCTGGACGGCACCACGGAAGGCGGCAAGCCCCGTCTGCTGCTGCAGATCTTCTCCAAGACCGCGCTCGGCCCGGTGTTCTTCGAGTTCATCCAGCGCCAGGGCGACGAAGGCTTCGGCGAAGGCAACTTCAAGGCACTGTTCGAGTCGCTGGAACGCGACCAGATCGAACGCGGCACGCTCAAGGTCGAGGCCTGA
- a CDS encoding xanthine dehydrogenase family protein molybdopterin-binding subunit, with amino-acid sequence MSATGTPLDRVDGIAKVTGRARYTADHTLPGLVHAIMVTSTIARGEVVAIDTAACERMPGVRLVLTPFNAPHLPRGGKAAADIPTAGHVMSLLQDTAIHYNNQPIAVVVADTLEQARDAARCLPVRYRPADAVLDFARARARTRKPDDDADSRRGDPDAGLRGAAAVIDAVYTTPMESHNPMEPHATLAAWDGDQLTLYDATQYVTGVRKAVAAAFGLAADKVRVICPYVGGGFGCKGSVWSHVVLAAMAARQLSRPVRLVVERTQMFGPVGGRPLTEQHVIAAAAPDGELHALRHDVTTCTSRIEEWLESAALLTRRLYACPNVQTRHRLVELDIGTPTFMRAPGEAPGSFALECALDELAERLGLDPVALRLRNHADVDPDKQLPFSSKSLRECYRDAAERFGWARRDPAPRSMHADGKLVGMGMATATYPTYRSPASATVRLLPDGTALVRSGSQDLGTGTYTVMTQVAAEALGLPPARVRFELGDTAFPEAPVSGGSQSVASVAPAVQQAAAAARLRLIRQAVADTASPLAGAPVEDVEIVDGWLQRRSDPAQREAISAPIQRAGGHAIEARASTRPGKERQAYSMHAFGAVFAEVRVDPKLGEIRVHRVVATYGAGRLLNRKTAHSQLMGGIVWGIGMALHEKTELDLATGRVANANLAEYHVPVNADIGAIEIAVVDEDDPHINALGTKGIGEIGIVGVAAAIANAVYHATGRRVRDLPITLDQLLD; translated from the coding sequence ATGAGCGCGACCGGCACCCCGCTCGACCGCGTCGACGGCATCGCGAAGGTTACCGGCCGCGCCCGCTACACGGCCGACCACACGCTGCCGGGACTGGTCCACGCAATCATGGTGACCAGCACCATTGCGCGCGGCGAGGTCGTCGCCATCGACACCGCCGCGTGCGAGCGCATGCCGGGCGTGCGGCTCGTGCTGACCCCGTTCAATGCCCCGCACCTGCCCAGGGGCGGCAAGGCGGCCGCGGACATCCCCACGGCCGGCCATGTCATGAGCCTGCTGCAGGACACCGCGATCCACTACAACAACCAGCCCATCGCCGTAGTGGTGGCCGATACGCTGGAGCAGGCCCGCGACGCCGCCCGCTGCCTGCCGGTCCGATACCGCCCTGCCGATGCCGTGCTGGACTTTGCGCGGGCCCGCGCACGGACACGCAAGCCTGACGATGACGCCGACAGCCGCCGCGGCGATCCTGACGCCGGCCTGCGCGGCGCCGCCGCCGTGATCGACGCGGTCTACACCACGCCGATGGAAAGCCACAACCCGATGGAGCCGCATGCCACCCTCGCCGCCTGGGACGGCGACCAGCTCACCCTGTACGACGCGACGCAATACGTCACCGGCGTGCGCAAGGCCGTCGCCGCCGCGTTTGGCCTGGCCGCGGACAAGGTGCGCGTGATCTGTCCGTACGTGGGCGGCGGGTTCGGCTGCAAGGGCTCGGTGTGGTCGCACGTGGTGCTGGCGGCGATGGCGGCGCGCCAGCTCAGCCGGCCGGTCAGGCTGGTGGTGGAACGGACCCAGATGTTCGGCCCGGTGGGCGGGCGCCCCCTGACCGAGCAGCATGTCATCGCCGCCGCGGCACCGGACGGCGAACTGCATGCGCTTCGCCATGATGTAACCACGTGCACGTCCAGGATCGAGGAATGGCTCGAATCCGCCGCGCTGCTCACGCGCCGCCTCTACGCCTGCCCCAACGTGCAGACCCGTCACCGGCTGGTGGAGCTGGACATCGGCACGCCCACCTTCATGCGTGCGCCCGGCGAAGCGCCCGGCAGCTTCGCGCTGGAATGCGCGCTCGACGAACTGGCGGAGCGACTGGGCCTCGACCCGGTCGCGCTGCGCCTGCGCAACCACGCCGACGTCGATCCCGACAAGCAACTGCCGTTCTCGAGCAAGTCGCTGCGCGAGTGCTATCGCGACGCCGCCGAACGCTTCGGCTGGGCGCGCCGCGACCCCGCCCCACGCTCGATGCATGCCGATGGCAAGCTGGTGGGGATGGGCATGGCGACCGCGACCTACCCCACCTACCGCTCGCCCGCAAGCGCGACCGTGCGGCTGCTGCCCGACGGCACGGCGCTGGTGCGCTCGGGGTCGCAAGACCTGGGCACCGGCACGTACACCGTCATGACGCAGGTCGCCGCCGAGGCACTGGGCCTGCCGCCGGCGCGCGTGCGCTTTGAACTGGGCGACACGGCCTTCCCCGAGGCCCCGGTATCGGGCGGCTCGCAGTCGGTGGCCAGCGTCGCGCCCGCGGTGCAGCAGGCGGCCGCGGCGGCACGGTTGCGACTGATCCGCCAGGCCGTGGCCGATACGGCTTCACCGCTGGCCGGCGCGCCGGTAGAGGACGTCGAGATCGTCGATGGCTGGCTGCAACGGCGATCGGATCCCGCGCAGCGCGAAGCCATCTCCGCACCCATCCAGCGTGCAGGCGGCCATGCGATCGAAGCCCGCGCCAGCACCAGGCCCGGCAAGGAGCGCCAGGCGTATTCCATGCATGCCTTCGGCGCTGTCTTTGCCGAAGTGCGCGTCGACCCCAAGCTGGGCGAGATCCGCGTCCACCGCGTCGTCGCCACCTACGGTGCCGGCCGGCTGCTGAACCGCAAGACCGCGCACAGCCAGCTGATGGGCGGCATTGTCTGGGGCATCGGCATGGCGCTGCACGAGAAGACCGAACTGGACCTGGCCACCGGGCGCGTCGCCAACGCCAACCTGGCCGAGTACCACGTGCCAGTCAATGCCGACATCGGCGCCATCGAGATCGCGGTGGTGGACGAGGACGATCCCCATATCAACGCGCTCGGCACCAAGGGCATCGGCGAGATCGGCATCGTAGGGGTGGCCGCGGCCATTGCCAACGCCGTGTACCATGCCACCGGCCGGCGCGTGCGGGACCTGCCGATCACGCTGGACCAGCTGCTCGACTGA
- a CDS encoding FAD binding domain-containing protein, whose product MNPFAYARPGSVDEALRLGSQPGARYVAGGTNLLDLVKAGVETPRLLVDVSRLPLAEVTALPDGGLRLGAMVSNTDAANHARVRERYPLLAQALLSGASGQLRNMATVGGNLLQRTRCHYFYDLGFPACNKRKPGSGCGARDGINRIHAILGASEHCIAVHPSDMCVALAALEAVIVVRTTAGERRIPIGDFHRLPGDTPQCDTMLAPGELIVAIDLPPSPYAAHAHYLKVRDRSSFAFALVSVAAALELDGNRVRSARLALGGVAHKPWRVPAAERALAGRPLSAHSAADAARLLLDGAQPYAHNAFKIGLAQRAVALALQVASRQTGAQA is encoded by the coding sequence ATGAACCCTTTCGCTTATGCACGGCCCGGGTCGGTCGACGAGGCCCTGCGCCTGGGGAGCCAGCCAGGAGCCCGCTATGTGGCGGGCGGCACCAACCTGCTCGACCTGGTCAAGGCCGGCGTGGAGACGCCGCGGCTGCTGGTCGACGTCAGCCGGCTGCCGCTGGCCGAGGTCACGGCGCTGCCCGATGGCGGCCTGCGCCTGGGCGCGATGGTCAGCAACACAGATGCGGCCAACCATGCGCGGGTGCGCGAGCGCTATCCGTTGCTGGCGCAGGCGCTGCTGTCGGGTGCCTCGGGGCAGTTGCGCAATATGGCCACGGTGGGGGGCAACCTGCTGCAGCGCACCCGCTGCCATTATTTTTACGACCTGGGCTTTCCGGCCTGCAACAAGCGCAAGCCCGGCTCGGGCTGCGGCGCGCGCGACGGCATCAACCGCATCCATGCCATCCTGGGTGCAAGCGAGCACTGCATCGCCGTGCATCCGTCCGACATGTGCGTGGCGCTGGCCGCGCTCGAGGCCGTGATCGTGGTGCGGACCACCGCCGGCGAGCGCCGTATCCCGATCGGCGACTTCCACCGCCTGCCAGGCGATACCCCGCAATGCGACACCATGCTCGCGCCCGGGGAGCTGATCGTCGCCATCGACCTGCCCCCCTCGCCCTACGCCGCCCACGCGCACTACCTGAAGGTGCGCGACCGCTCCAGCTTCGCCTTCGCCCTGGTCTCGGTCGCGGCGGCGCTTGAACTCGACGGCAACCGCGTGCGCAGCGCCCGGCTGGCGCTGGGCGGCGTGGCGCACAAGCCATGGCGCGTGCCCGCCGCCGAGCGGGCACTGGCCGGCCGTCCGCTGAGCGCGCACAGCGCGGCCGACGCGGCGCGGCTGCTGCTCGACGGCGCACAGCCGTATGCCCACAACGCCTTCAAGATCGGCCTGGCGCAGCGTGCCGTCGCGCTGGCGCTGCAAGTGGCCAGCCGCCAGACAGGAGCCCAGGCATGA